A single genomic interval of Fructobacillus americanaquae harbors:
- the trxB gene encoding thioredoxin-disulfide reductase produces the protein MTEVKQYDVIIIGAGPAGMTAATYASRADLKTVMLDQGIYGGQMNNTAEVENYPGYNSIMGPDLAEKMYASSTQFGAEYSFGMITGVEILAKNEKLVHTDMGDFQAPALIVATGSEHIHLGVDGEEEYQGKGVSYCAVCDGAFFKGESVAVVGGGDSAVEEGLYLANVVKDVTVYVRDSKLKAQPILQQRAKKQENMHFVWNTEVTAIEGDSEAVSQLKLHNNQTGEDRVVDQSGIFIYVGLKPNTQVFENLGITDDRGWIKTDDKMATAVPGIFAAGDVRAKDLRQITTAVGDGGLAGQEAYQYVAELKSEA, from the coding sequence ATGACAGAAGTCAAGCAATATGATGTCATCATCATTGGTGCTGGCCCAGCCGGAATGACTGCCGCTACTTATGCCTCACGGGCGGACTTAAAGACTGTAATGCTTGACCAGGGGATTTATGGTGGGCAGATGAATAATACTGCTGAAGTTGAAAATTATCCTGGTTATAACAGTATTATGGGTCCTGATTTGGCCGAAAAAATGTATGCTTCGTCAACACAGTTTGGCGCCGAATACTCATTTGGTATGATTACTGGTGTGGAAATTTTAGCTAAAAATGAAAAATTGGTCCATACTGATATGGGCGATTTTCAAGCACCAGCTTTGATTGTTGCGACTGGATCCGAACACATTCACTTGGGTGTTGACGGCGAGGAAGAATACCAAGGCAAAGGTGTCTCATACTGTGCTGTCTGCGATGGTGCCTTCTTTAAGGGTGAAAGTGTTGCCGTTGTCGGTGGTGGTGATTCCGCTGTCGAGGAAGGACTGTACTTGGCCAATGTGGTTAAGGATGTCACGGTTTATGTTCGCGATAGTAAGTTAAAGGCACAGCCAATCTTGCAGCAACGAGCAAAGAAACAGGAAAACATGCACTTTGTTTGGAATACTGAAGTCACAGCCATTGAAGGCGATAGTGAGGCTGTTTCGCAGCTGAAGCTTCATAACAATCAGACTGGTGAGGACCGGGTTGTTGACCAAAGTGGAATCTTCATCTACGTTGGCCTCAAGCCAAATACTCAGGTATTTGAAAATTTGGGGATTACTGATGACCGCGGTTGGATTAAGACGGATGACAAGATGGCAACCGCCGTTCCAGGAATCTTTGCCGCTGGAGACGTTCGTGCTAAGGACTTGCGCCAAATCACGACTGCTGTTGGCGATGGTGGTTTGGCTGGCCAAGAAGCCTATCAATATGTTGCTGAATTAAAATCAGAGGCATAA
- the pstB gene encoding phosphate ABC transporter ATP-binding protein PstB, whose amino-acid sequence MTKQSETILQTRNVKLWYGNKEALHGIDLDFANKGVTALIGPSGSGKTTYLRALNRMHDLEENVTVTGSFNLLGKDIYAPTTDTVDLRKRVGMVFQQPNPFPFSIYDNVAFGLRLAGVKDKKTLDQAVEESLKAASIWDEVKDELNKSALGLSGGQQQRVSIARVLATKPDVLLLDEPTSALDPVSSHNIEETLLSLRDQYAMIIVTHSLSQASRISDKTAFFLSGNLVEYGDTRKIFLEPEKKETADYISGRFG is encoded by the coding sequence ATGACAAAACAAAGCGAAACAATCTTACAAACTCGTAACGTCAAGCTCTGGTATGGAAACAAGGAAGCCCTACATGGGATTGATTTGGATTTTGCCAACAAAGGTGTGACTGCCTTGATTGGACCTTCTGGATCAGGTAAAACGACTTACTTGCGAGCCTTAAACCGGATGCATGATTTGGAAGAAAACGTCACTGTGACGGGTTCTTTCAACCTTCTTGGGAAGGATATCTATGCGCCAACAACGGATACCGTTGATTTGCGTAAGCGCGTTGGAATGGTTTTCCAACAGCCAAATCCGTTTCCATTCTCTATCTACGATAACGTGGCCTTTGGCTTACGTTTAGCTGGAGTGAAGGATAAGAAGACTTTGGACCAGGCAGTAGAGGAGTCATTGAAGGCAGCCTCTATCTGGGATGAAGTTAAGGATGAATTGAATAAATCAGCACTTGGACTTTCGGGTGGACAACAACAACGTGTTTCAATTGCTCGTGTTTTGGCCACAAAGCCAGATGTGTTGTTGCTTGATGAACCAACATCGGCTTTGGATCCTGTTTCTTCACACAACATTGAAGAAACCTTGTTGTCACTCCGTGACCAATATGCCATGATTATTGTGACTCATTCCTTATCACAAGCTTCACGAATTTCTGATAAGACGGCTTTCTTCCTTAGTGGAAACTTGGTCGAATATGGGGACACTCGTAAGATTTTCTTGGAGCCCGAGAAAAAGGAAACTGCCGATTATATTTCTGGTCGCTTTGGATAA
- the pstC gene encoding phosphate ABC transporter permease subunit PstC, with translation MDLITEKIKKTSLSTKQDRFGKFISALALILITAVVVLIFGFVITRGLATFTTNKVSVSKFLFGTNWNPSVVDPKTGQPGIGALPLITGSLAVTILAAIIATPFAIGTAVFMTEIAKKRGSRIMQPVIELLVGIPSVVYGVIGLTVVVPAVRSIFGGTGLGILSGTIVLFVMILPTITSMTVDSLKGVPRYYRESALAIGATRWQMIYKVILRAATPGILTAIVFGMARAFGEALAVQMVIGNAAKMPGSLVSPAATLTSVLTMGIGNTVMGTLQNNVLWSLAMILLLMSLVFNLLIRWIGRKGELK, from the coding sequence ATGGATCTTATTACCGAAAAAATTAAAAAAACTTCGTTGTCAACCAAGCAAGATCGATTTGGAAAGTTTATTTCGGCTCTTGCCTTAATTCTAATCACTGCGGTGGTTGTCTTAATTTTCGGCTTTGTAATCACTCGGGGGTTAGCCACCTTTACGACCAATAAAGTTTCAGTTAGTAAGTTTCTCTTTGGAACGAATTGGAATCCGAGTGTTGTTGACCCTAAGACGGGTCAGCCAGGAATAGGCGCATTACCGCTTATTACTGGTTCCCTGGCGGTAACAATTCTGGCCGCTATTATTGCGACACCATTTGCGATTGGAACAGCGGTCTTTATGACTGAAATTGCCAAGAAACGTGGTTCGCGCATTATGCAACCAGTCATCGAATTGTTGGTTGGAATTCCTTCCGTTGTTTATGGTGTTATTGGTTTGACTGTTGTGGTCCCAGCCGTCCGCTCAATTTTTGGGGGAACGGGTCTTGGAATCTTGTCTGGAACGATTGTCTTGTTTGTCATGATTTTACCAACCATTACATCAATGACGGTCGATTCTTTAAAGGGTGTGCCTCGTTATTATCGTGAGTCAGCCTTGGCAATTGGAGCGACACGTTGGCAGATGATTTACAAGGTGATTTTGCGAGCAGCAACGCCAGGAATCTTGACAGCAATTGTTTTCGGAATGGCGCGTGCCTTCGGTGAAGCTTTGGCTGTTCAAATGGTAATCGGAAATGCGGCTAAGATGCCGGGTTCTCTGGTGTCACCAGCAGCAACCTTGACCTCCGTTTTGACGATGGGAATTGGAAACACAGTCATGGGCACGTTGCAAAACAACGTCTTGTGGTCATTAGCAATGATCTTACTTCTGATGTCTCTCGTCTTTAACCTCTTGATTCGCTGGATTGGTCGAAAAGGAGAACTGAAGTAA
- the hprK gene encoding HPr(Ser) kinase/phosphatase encodes MAQATVTVKDLVDNTRLTIVAGHDYLNRVITTADISRPGLEMTGYFTYYAPERVQLLGITETSFSNRMSHDELLMVYRKMASKQTPAFVVSTDLPIADELKQAAEEAQIPILNTRLTSSQILSNMTYYLGGELAPRQSVHGVLIDVHGLGVLITGDAGIGKTESALELIQQGKARLVADDRVDIHQEDEQRLIGQPSEVLRNLMEVRGVGIIDVQQVYGAVSVRSHASIMLNIHLSNGKIGEENFDRLGNEADTLDILGVNIKKMVVPVTPGRNTASVIDAAAVKFRTQNMGYDALETLEKRMNAAMQVNEKEDEEAKKHD; translated from the coding sequence ATGGCGCAAGCAACCGTAACAGTTAAAGATTTAGTTGATAACACACGCTTAACAATTGTAGCAGGTCATGATTATTTAAATCGAGTGATTACTACTGCAGATATTTCTAGGCCAGGCTTGGAAATGACGGGGTACTTTACTTACTATGCTCCTGAACGGGTGCAGTTGTTGGGTATCACTGAAACTTCTTTTTCAAATCGAATGAGCCATGACGAATTATTGATGGTTTATCGAAAAATGGCCTCTAAACAGACGCCAGCCTTTGTGGTTTCGACTGATTTGCCAATTGCGGATGAATTGAAGCAAGCAGCAGAAGAAGCTCAGATTCCAATTTTAAATACGCGATTGACTTCATCACAAATTTTATCAAACATGACTTACTACCTAGGGGGCGAGTTAGCGCCACGGCAGTCTGTCCATGGCGTTTTGATTGATGTCCACGGATTAGGGGTTTTGATTACTGGTGATGCTGGAATTGGAAAAACTGAATCCGCTTTGGAATTGATTCAACAGGGGAAAGCGCGATTGGTTGCTGATGACCGTGTTGATATTCACCAAGAAGATGAACAGCGCTTGATTGGACAACCATCAGAAGTTTTACGGAACTTGATGGAAGTTCGCGGTGTTGGTATTATTGATGTTCAACAAGTCTACGGTGCGGTTTCGGTCCGTTCCCATGCTTCAATTATGCTTAATATTCACTTATCAAACGGTAAAATTGGCGAAGAGAATTTTGATCGGTTAGGAAATGAGGCTGATACCTTAGATATTCTAGGAGTCAATATTAAAAAGATGGTTGTACCGGTTACACCAGGGCGAAATACTGCTTCCGTTATTGATGCAGCGGCTGTTAAGTTCCGGACGCAGAACATGGGCTATGATGCCTTAGAGACACTTGAAAAGCGGATGAATGCCGCAATGCAAGTTAATGAAAAAGAAGACGAAGAGGCAAAAAAGCATGACTAA
- the galU gene encoding UTP--glucose-1-phosphate uridylyltransferase GalU: MKPVRKAIIPAAGLGTRFLPATKALAKEMLPIVDTPTIEYIVREAIASGIEDIVVVDGKSKRSIEDHFDSNPELENNLREKNKLELLKVVEETTDINMYFIRQSHPKGLGDAILTAKDFIGDEPFVVLLGDDLMQDEVPLTKQLIDRYHETGESTLAVLEVPHDQVSEYGVIDPAAKVKEDGLYRVKSFVEKPQPEDAPSDLAIIGRYLLTPEIFEELEKTKPGKGGEIQLTDAIDSLNNRQHVYAHEFKGDRYDIGSKIGFLETNIEFGLKHPQTKDQLRAYIKELAAKL; this comes from the coding sequence ATGAAACCTGTACGTAAAGCCATTATCCCGGCCGCTGGTTTGGGAACTCGTTTCTTGCCAGCCACAAAGGCTTTGGCTAAGGAAATGCTACCAATTGTTGACACACCAACGATTGAATATATTGTTCGTGAAGCCATTGCTTCTGGAATCGAAGATATTGTTGTCGTCGATGGAAAGTCCAAGCGTTCAATCGAAGATCACTTTGATTCAAACCCAGAATTGGAAAACAATTTGCGCGAAAAGAACAAGTTGGAATTATTGAAGGTTGTCGAAGAAACAACCGATATCAACATGTACTTCATTCGTCAATCACATCCAAAGGGCTTGGGTGATGCCATTTTAACAGCCAAGGACTTCATTGGTGATGAACCATTCGTTGTTCTTTTGGGTGACGATTTGATGCAAGATGAAGTGCCATTGACGAAGCAGTTGATTGACCGCTATCATGAAACTGGCGAATCAACTTTGGCAGTTTTGGAAGTGCCCCATGATCAAGTATCCGAATACGGTGTTATTGATCCTGCCGCAAAGGTAAAAGAAGACGGCCTATACCGGGTTAAGTCATTCGTTGAAAAGCCTCAGCCTGAAGATGCCCCTTCTGATTTGGCAATCATTGGTCGCTACTTGTTGACGCCTGAAATTTTTGAAGAATTAGAAAAAACAAAGCCTGGTAAGGGTGGCGAAATTCAATTGACGGATGCCATTGATTCATTAAATAATCGTCAGCATGTTTACGCCCATGAATTCAAGGGTGACCGTTATGATATTGGTTCTAAGATTGGTTTTTTGGAAACTAATATTGAATTTGGCTTGAAGCATCCACAAACAAAGGATCAGCTCCGCGCTTATATTAAAGAACTTGCAGCTAAGTTGTAA
- the phoU gene encoding phosphate signaling complex protein PhoU, whose translation MRRLFDEELADLDTSFTEMGEQVAKTIQESVQSFIKHDRDGAHKIIDHDYKINEREAALEKKSFEMIALYQPVTTDLREIVTILKAVSVLERMGDQARNIATSTIRVKGTKHMKAVEKQLGEMGELVASMVSEVMGYYVKNDALGAENIATKNHQLSNAAAQIRTDSVNGMKEDSELVDSAADYLVIAGYIKRIGDYTTDIAEWIVYKRTGKIIELNPGYNYFI comes from the coding sequence ATGCGTCGATTATTTGATGAAGAATTAGCTGATTTGGATACTTCTTTTACGGAAATGGGTGAACAGGTTGCCAAGACCATTCAGGAATCTGTTCAGTCCTTTATTAAGCACGATCGCGATGGTGCCCACAAGATCATTGATCATGATTACAAGATTAACGAACGGGAAGCCGCTTTGGAAAAGAAGTCATTTGAAATGATTGCTTTGTACCAACCGGTGACCACTGATTTGCGTGAAATCGTAACGATTTTAAAGGCTGTTTCTGTTTTGGAGCGAATGGGTGATCAGGCACGAAACATTGCTACGTCAACTATCCGCGTTAAGGGAACGAAGCACATGAAGGCTGTTGAAAAGCAGTTGGGTGAAATGGGTGAATTGGTTGCTTCAATGGTTTCAGAAGTCATGGGCTACTACGTGAAGAACGATGCCTTGGGTGCTGAAAATATCGCGACTAAGAACCACCAATTGTCGAATGCAGCGGCTCAGATTCGAACTGATTCCGTCAATGGCATGAAGGAAGACTCTGAATTGGTTGATTCAGCAGCGGACTATTTGGTCATTGCCGGCTACATCAAGCGAATTGGTGATTATACGACTGACATCGCTGAATGGATTGTTTATAAGCGTACGGGTAAGATTATTGAATTGAACCCAGGTTATAACTACTTTATTTAA
- a CDS encoding NAD(P)H-dependent glycerol-3-phosphate dehydrogenase, whose translation MTKVAVLGAGSWGTALANTMAKNNVVVNIWSHRVDQVDEINQRHQNDHYLPGATLSEKLLAVADMQVAVADADVVLMVVPTKAIRSVGSQLAEVLQNLDQQVILAHATKGLEQGTHLRISQMIEEVVPSENYSSLAVISGPSHAEDVIKGDLTAVSIGGTDEAATAVLQKTLASENFRPYTNHDLLGSELGGALKNIIALGSGMLVGLGYGVNAQAALLTRGLVEMRSVGQKMGAKPETFLGLAGIGDLIVTGMSPNSRNYRAGFAMGHGQSLNQVQEEMGMVIEGVNTVKAVYEYQQTHQLDLPITTALYQVLYEEAQIEDQIKLLMTRPLKAED comes from the coding sequence ATGACTAAAGTCGCTGTTTTAGGCGCTGGTTCCTGGGGGACCGCCCTCGCCAATACAATGGCGAAAAACAACGTAGTTGTTAATATCTGGTCACACCGTGTGGACCAGGTTGATGAAATTAACCAACGTCACCAAAATGACCATTATTTACCTGGCGCAACTTTGTCAGAGAAGTTATTAGCGGTTGCTGATATGCAAGTCGCTGTGGCGGATGCAGATGTTGTTTTAATGGTGGTACCAACGAAGGCGATTCGCTCTGTTGGTTCCCAATTAGCAGAGGTTTTACAAAATTTGGATCAGCAAGTAATTTTGGCTCATGCGACCAAGGGCTTGGAACAGGGGACGCACCTACGGATTTCGCAAATGATTGAGGAAGTTGTTCCGAGTGAGAATTATTCATCTCTAGCTGTTATTTCTGGCCCGTCACATGCTGAAGATGTGATTAAGGGTGATTTGACTGCAGTTTCTATTGGTGGGACTGACGAAGCTGCTACGGCGGTTTTACAGAAAACATTAGCCAGTGAGAATTTTCGGCCTTATACTAACCATGATTTATTGGGATCAGAGTTAGGTGGAGCATTAAAAAATATTATTGCTTTGGGTTCTGGAATGCTCGTTGGTTTAGGCTATGGCGTCAATGCTCAGGCAGCCCTTCTAACACGTGGCTTGGTTGAAATGCGTAGCGTTGGTCAAAAAATGGGGGCTAAGCCGGAGACTTTTCTGGGCTTAGCCGGAATTGGTGATTTAATTGTGACGGGAATGTCACCCAATTCACGCAATTACCGTGCTGGCTTTGCCATGGGCCATGGTCAGTCGTTAAATCAGGTCCAAGAAGAGATGGGCATGGTCATTGAAGGGGTAAATACTGTTAAGGCGGTTTATGAGTACCAACAGACCCATCAACTCGATTTGCCCATTACGACCGCTTTGTATCAGGTCTTATACGAAGAGGCTCAAATTGAAGACCAAATTAAATTACTGATGACTCGTCCATTAAAAGCTGAAGATTGA
- the pstB gene encoding phosphate ABC transporter ATP-binding protein PstB, which yields MEDNKHEIALSTENLQVRYGDNLSLSEGDLRFERYKITSLIGASGSGKSTLLRSLNRMNDGVANVTGHIWYRGLDINSKDIDVYEMRRHIGMVFQRPNPFAKSIYDNITFPLTRRGKYTKAQLDEIVETTLKQAALWDQVKDELNKSALSLSGGQAQRLVIARALALKPDILLLDEPSSALDPISSAKFEDTLLELKKNYTIIIVTHNMQQAARISDYTAFIHQGKVIEYDLTRKIFTRPKVELTNDYISGNFG from the coding sequence ATGGAGGATAATAAGCATGAAATTGCCCTTTCAACTGAAAACTTGCAAGTAAGGTATGGCGATAACCTTTCTCTAAGTGAAGGGGATTTGCGTTTTGAACGTTACAAGATTACCTCTTTGATTGGAGCATCTGGATCAGGGAAGTCAACCCTTTTGCGTTCGTTGAACCGAATGAACGATGGGGTGGCCAATGTTACCGGTCATATTTGGTACCGTGGATTGGACATCAACTCAAAAGATATTGATGTTTACGAAATGCGTCGTCACATTGGAATGGTTTTTCAACGACCAAATCCTTTTGCTAAGTCAATTTATGATAATATTACTTTCCCATTGACTCGTCGCGGTAAGTACACCAAGGCTCAGCTCGATGAGATTGTGGAAACAACGCTAAAGCAAGCTGCTCTGTGGGACCAAGTTAAAGATGAATTGAATAAATCAGCGCTTTCATTGTCAGGTGGACAAGCCCAACGATTGGTGATTGCCCGTGCCTTGGCTCTAAAGCCTGATATCTTATTGCTCGATGAGCCATCATCAGCCTTAGATCCAATTTCTTCAGCTAAGTTTGAAGATACTTTGTTGGAGTTGAAGAAAAACTACACGATTATTATCGTTACGCACAACATGCAGCAAGCAGCCCGGATTTCTGACTACACGGCCTTTATACACCAAGGTAAGGTAATTGAATATGATTTGACTCGTAAAATCTTTACCCGTCCTAAGGTGGAATTGACCAACGATTATATTTCAGGTAATTTTGGATGA
- a CDS encoding VOC family protein: MAFTDYFDDIQHVGIPTTDLDRAEKFWTGIGFEKTGDFKEGGPVKFFKYGHLVIETWLSDEGTGKPGSINHISMNTSNADAAFVAAKEQGLDLIDSEVQHLPFWDNGIKFFNVRTPDGVTLEFCEIVKD; this comes from the coding sequence ATGGCCTTTACTGATTATTTTGACGATATTCAACACGTTGGAATTCCAACAACCGACTTGGACCGCGCTGAAAAGTTCTGGACAGGCATCGGTTTTGAAAAGACCGGTGACTTTAAGGAAGGTGGCCCAGTTAAATTCTTTAAGTACGGTCACCTCGTTATTGAAACGTGGTTGTCTGATGAAGGAACCGGCAAGCCCGGTTCAATCAACCACATCTCAATGAACACTTCTAATGCTGATGCAGCCTTTGTAGCAGCAAAGGAACAGGGATTAGATTTGATTGATTCAGAAGTACAACATCTTCCCTTCTGGGATAACGGTATCAAGTTCTTTAATGTTCGCACCCCAGATGGTGTAACATTGGAATTCTGTGAAATCGTCAAGGATTAA
- the pstA gene encoding phosphate ABC transporter permease PstA: MNAKTADKIATTVIYAIAGSVALVLAAMLAFILVRGLPHLSWHFLTAQARSFEAGGGIGIQLFNSFYLLILAMLISFPIALGAAIYLNEYAKPTIWTSMVRTAIEVMSSLPSVVVGLFGFLIFVVKLKLGFSIISGAIALTFFNLPILTRSIETSLSQIPNLQREAGAALGLSRFETVIHIILPAAVPSIVTGVVISAGRVFGEAAALIFTAGQSAPSLDFGDWNPFNLASPLSPFRPAETLAVHIWKINSEGIMPDLSLVSAGASAVLIIVVLLFNFSARRLGTLLYKKLTKS; encoded by the coding sequence ATGAACGCAAAAACTGCTGATAAAATTGCTACAACCGTGATTTATGCAATCGCTGGTTCAGTAGCGTTGGTGCTAGCAGCAATGCTGGCCTTTATCTTGGTTCGAGGATTGCCTCATTTGTCATGGCACTTCTTAACTGCACAAGCTCGGTCATTCGAAGCTGGTGGAGGAATTGGCATTCAATTGTTCAATTCCTTCTACCTCTTGATTTTGGCCATGCTGATTTCATTCCCAATCGCTCTTGGGGCGGCTATTTACTTGAATGAATATGCCAAGCCAACGATTTGGACATCGATGGTTCGTACCGCAATTGAAGTGATGTCATCATTGCCGTCTGTTGTTGTTGGTTTGTTTGGTTTTTTGATCTTCGTTGTGAAGTTGAAGCTTGGTTTTTCCATTATTTCTGGAGCAATCGCATTGACATTCTTTAATTTGCCAATCCTGACTCGCTCTATTGAAACGTCTTTGAGTCAGATTCCAAATCTGCAACGTGAAGCTGGGGCGGCTTTAGGTCTTTCACGATTTGAAACAGTCATTCACATTATCTTGCCAGCAGCTGTACCATCGATTGTGACTGGGGTTGTTATTTCTGCGGGACGTGTCTTTGGTGAAGCTGCGGCATTGATCTTTACAGCTGGTCAATCAGCACCTTCATTGGACTTTGGTGACTGGAACCCATTCAACTTGGCATCACCATTGTCACCATTCCGACCAGCCGAAACTTTAGCCGTGCACATTTGGAAAATCAATTCGGAAGGAATTATGCCGGATTTGTCACTTGTGTCAGCGGGAGCATCAGCGGTTTTGATTATCGTGGTATTGCTCTTTAACTTTAGTGCACGTCGCTTGGGAACACTTCTTTATAAGAAGTTGACAAAATCGTGA
- a CDS encoding fructose permease → MNNAKRTISWTAALSYFAFSLVINSMGNVLTIVTSQKIHPSILGSAYWTAAQNGLNHSLHGNSATLSIVFFVVGMLIAVLNMVLEHRIDIKRFLGNLAFMVPFSALISVFASAFSKLLPEAHSWPMIAFYIFLNFFGVSLIAIAISIYQRTNIVLHPADDLMQVLRFKYFKGNAGIAMWVSYIPPTIIGVIALIMVPDFTNYGIGTIFAFLFQGSITGWADTRIFSKLKHQGIAID, encoded by the coding sequence ATGAATAATGCAAAGCGGACAATTTCTTGGACCGCTGCCCTCAGTTACTTTGCCTTCTCATTGGTAATTAACTCAATGGGTAACGTGCTAACAATTGTTACCAGTCAAAAAATTCATCCGTCAATTTTGGGTTCTGCCTATTGGACAGCTGCTCAAAATGGATTAAACCACTCATTGCATGGTAATAGTGCAACACTATCCATCGTGTTCTTTGTGGTCGGTATGTTAATCGCTGTTTTGAACATGGTTTTGGAGCACCGCATTGATATCAAGCGCTTCCTTGGAAACTTAGCTTTCATGGTTCCTTTCTCGGCCTTGATCTCTGTCTTTGCAAGTGCCTTTTCAAAGCTCTTGCCAGAAGCACATAGTTGGCCAATGATTGCCTTCTATATTTTCTTAAACTTCTTCGGTGTTTCCTTAATTGCGATTGCCATCTCAATTTATCAGCGGACCAACATCGTTTTGCACCCTGCTGATGATTTGATGCAGGTTCTTCGATTCAAATATTTCAAGGGTAATGCCGGTATTGCCATGTGGGTTTCTTATATCCCACCTACCATTATTGGTGTTATCGCCTTGATTATGGTTCCTGATTTTACCAACTATGGAATTGGAACTATCTTCGCCTTCCTTTTCCAGGGAAGTATCACTGGATGGGCAGACACACGTATCTTTAGCAAGTTAAAGCACCAGGGAATCGCTATCGACTAA
- a CDS encoding zinc-dependent alcohol dehydrogenase family protein: protein MEALVLTDKKKLELKDIEKPVLKPDEVLIHTAFAGICGTDHALYAGEPGSADAVPPIVLGHENSGVVKEIGSAVTNVKVGDRVSVDPNIYCGQCKFCHTGRPELCENLSAIGVTRDGGFEEYFAAPASVVYPIPDNVDLKSAAIVEPISCAIHGMKLLKPSPYQKALVIGDGFMGELFVQILQAYGIHQVDLAGIVDEKLKMNKDLFNVKNTYNTKNGDKIPAGEYDVVIEAVGMPQTQESAIESAARGGQVLMFGVGGPDAKFEMNTYEVFQKELTIQGSFINPNAFEDSLALLSSGKLNVKPLLSHELDYNQVDDFVNGRLGVVSKAVVKIGGEEA, encoded by the coding sequence ATGGAAGCCTTAGTATTAACTGATAAGAAGAAGTTGGAATTGAAGGACATCGAAAAGCCTGTCTTGAAGCCAGATGAAGTTTTGATTCACACTGCCTTTGCTGGTATCTGTGGAACTGATCATGCTTTGTATGCTGGTGAACCAGGATCAGCCGATGCTGTCCCACCAATCGTTTTGGGACACGAAAACTCAGGTGTTGTTAAGGAAATCGGTTCTGCTGTTACCAACGTTAAGGTTGGCGACCGCGTTTCAGTTGACCCTAACATTTACTGTGGACAATGTAAGTTCTGCCACACTGGCCGTCCTGAATTGTGCGAAAACTTGTCAGCGATTGGTGTAACTCGTGATGGTGGTTTCGAAGAATACTTCGCAGCCCCTGCATCAGTTGTTTACCCAATCCCTGACAACGTTGACTTGAAATCAGCAGCGATTGTTGAACCAATTTCATGTGCCATCCACGGCATGAAGTTGTTGAAGCCATCACCATACCAAAAGGCTTTGGTTATTGGAGACGGGTTCATGGGCGAATTGTTCGTGCAAATCTTGCAAGCATACGGTATCCACCAAGTTGACCTGGCCGGAATCGTTGATGAAAAGTTGAAGATGAACAAGGATTTGTTCAACGTTAAGAACACATACAACACTAAGAACGGCGACAAGATCCCTGCTGGAGAATATGACGTTGTTATCGAAGCCGTTGGTATGCCACAAACACAAGAATCAGCCATCGAATCAGCTGCTCGTGGCGGTCAAGTTTTGATGTTCGGTGTTGGTGGACCTGACGCTAAGTTCGAAATGAACACTTACGAAGTCTTCCAAAAGGAATTGACTATCCAAGGTTCATTCATTAACCCTAACGCATTCGAAGATTCATTGGCATTGCTTTCATCTGGTAAGTTGAACGTTAAGCCATTGTTGTCACACGAATTGGATTACAACCAAGTTGACGATTTTGTTAACGGTCGCTTAGGCGTTGTTTCTAAGGCCGTTGTTAAAATCGGTGGTGAAGAGGCCTAA
- a CDS encoding phage holin family protein, translating into MRFIMQAAINMAVFLACALLFPSGFVLANMTTAFVAAVLLALLNRLIKPILVFVSLPLVIISLGFFLLIINTVLLELTAHIIHGFAFASFGWAMLVAILLTLANFLFMGQTKISVRR; encoded by the coding sequence ATGCGTTTTATCATGCAAGCGGCGATTAACATGGCTGTCTTTTTGGCCTGTGCATTGCTGTTCCCAAGTGGTTTTGTTTTGGCGAACATGACGACCGCTTTTGTGGCAGCAGTGCTACTCGCCTTATTGAATCGCTTGATCAAGCCCATCTTGGTCTTTGTTTCACTACCATTAGTCATCATTTCGTTAGGATTCTTTTTATTAATTATTAATACAGTGCTGCTAGAATTAACAGCGCATATTATTCATGGTTTTGCCTTTGCCTCTTTTGGTTGGGCAATGCTGGTTGCAATATTGTTGACCTTAGCTAATTTCTTATTCATGGGTCAAACGAAGATTTCGGTGCGGAGGTAA